In Rhodamnia argentea isolate NSW1041297 chromosome 4, ASM2092103v1, whole genome shotgun sequence, the following proteins share a genomic window:
- the LOC115740933 gene encoding uncharacterized protein LOC115740933: MGSSQMPVLCVKRVKQEVPEDWDESMPLPGDIIEGFAQDDMDEFVPTKARSEFVLQLGKISQQAEIFWVRVRRGDRVIKLRARIAPLKGSMLQRKLTIKAATDDRHVVVLGDLSLEQCTELQEMSRRVVNVDAGGFKKKGVRYDWKTKVGTYLPDQRSPVVCSVLFMPLPGEHTIEATTTRSMAWFSAAVSSGIPLIFVNIQTEQIVTSGKNIPTGKEISLGKQHNQTMTVQMVHGIRLWFLPGIAEVSVELVAEPEETRFGMDIKRTEEGFICIFSVTKGSAADRAGLGCIHEEANAAGHLLAVSRLEGKSLLPSNVCSEGLIHCCERGDIREVLTAAIDTMDRIKIHIMGWPNQTRPNASPPMGAAFLRPPNVHCSTPPLLKK, encoded by the exons ATGGGCAGCTCTCAGATGCCGGTGTTGTGCGTGAAACGGGTGAAGCAGGAGGTGCCAGAGGACTGGGATGAGAGCATGCCGCTGCCCGGGGACATCATTGAAGGGTTCGCGCAGGATGACATGGATGAGTTCGTGCCGACCAAGGCCCGGTCGGAATTCGTCTTGCAGCTTGGCAAGATCAGTCAGCAGGCTGAGATTTTCTGGGTGAGGGTGAGGAGGGGAGACCGCGTGATTAAGCTCCGGGCACGCATAGCGCCTCTGAAGGGCTCGATGCTCCAGAGGAAGCTCACAATAAAAGCTGCCACGGACGATAGACATGTGGTGGTTCTAGGGGATTTAAGCCTGGAACAATGTACTGAATTGCAAG AAATGAGCAGGCGGGTGGTGAACGTGGACGCCGGAGGATTCAAGAAGAAAGGAGTGAGATATGACTGGAAGACGAAAGTCGGGACCTACTTGCCTGACCAGCGGTCTCCGGTAGTTTGCTCCGTTCTGTTTATGCCCCTGCCAGGTGAACACACCATCGAGGCCACTACAACTCGGTCCATGGCCTGGTTCTCTGCAGCAGTTTCCTCAGGAATTCCCCTCATCTTTGTCAACATCCAAACCGAACAGATCGTCACGTCG GGCAAGAATATCCCCACAGGAAAAGAAATTAGTTTGGGGAAGCAACATAACCAGACAATGACTGTCCAAATGGTTCATGGGATAAGATTATGGTTTTTACCGGGAATCGCGGAGGTTTCAGTAGAACTAGTCGCCGAACCGGAAGAAACACGGTTCGGAATGGACATCAAACGAACCGAAGAG GGCTTCATCTGCATCTTCTCCGTGACCAAAGGGTCGGCAGCTGACCGCGCTGGGCTTGGATGCATCCATGAGGAGGCCAATGCCGCAGGCCACCTGCTTGCGGTCTCGAGATTAGAAGGCAAAAGCCTACTGCCTTCAAATGTGTGCTCTGAAGGGCTAATACACTGCTGCGAGCGTGGCGACATCAGGGAAGTCCTCACCGCAGCCATCGACACGATGGATAGGATCAAAATCCACATCATGGGGTGGCCCAACCAAACGCGCCCTAATGCATCCCCACCGATGGGCGCGGCGTTTCTCCGTCCTCCTAATGTACATTGTTCAACTCCTCCgttgttaaaaaaatga